Proteins encoded within one genomic window of Alteribacter populi:
- a CDS encoding YrrS family protein, which produces MTKYETYNGPSRSNNRKKQRMNRILNAAIGLVVVTIFLVAGFTIFGGGNDSEPAMVADENEDDTEVDNDEENIERSESEEELNTNTEGSQEDSSNGDGSSDPETTDLSEGTEEEDIEEEESDENEESDSENRDSPVGEGNWEPIGTVQEEPFTAVYDSSHVNWDEMTEALKYATEIDGDMTIWYLGNGGDAQSAVGTVSGDDGQKYEVRIEWVENRGWKPIYVEETS; this is translated from the coding sequence ATGACAAAGTACGAAACATATAATGGACCAAGCCGATCAAACAATAGAAAAAAACAAAGAATGAATAGGATATTAAATGCGGCGATCGGCCTTGTAGTCGTCACAATCTTCCTAGTCGCTGGGTTTACTATATTCGGAGGCGGAAATGACTCAGAACCAGCCATGGTTGCTGACGAGAATGAAGATGACACAGAAGTAGATAATGACGAGGAAAATATAGAGAGATCGGAAAGTGAAGAGGAGCTAAACACTAATACAGAAGGTAGTCAAGAAGATTCTAGCAATGGAGACGGAAGTTCTGATCCAGAGACAACAGATTTGAGTGAAGGAACAGAGGAAGAAGATATAGAAGAAGAGGAATCTGACGAAAATGAAGAATCAGATTCTGAGAATAGAGACAGCCCTGTTGGAGAAGGAAACTGGGAGCCGATCGGAACCGTTCAGGAAGAACCATTTACAGCTGTTTACGACAGCAGCCATGTAAACTGGGATGAAATGACCGAAGCGCTGAAGTATGCAACAGAAATAGATGGTGATATGACCATTTGGTATTTAGGTAATGGTGGCGATGCCCAAAGTGCTGTTGGAACTGTAAGTGGTGACGATGGCCAAAAGTATGAGGTTCGCATAGAATGGGTAGAGAATAGAGGCTGGAAGCCCATTTATGTTGAAGAAACAAGCTGA
- a CDS encoding DUF2536 family protein: MFIHTDGIKDKVEFFEADSLKGLEERIQRKIEDNQAILLRVNSVSHQVTVGESGKPFYTAVVHFRSSN, from the coding sequence ATGTTTATCCATACTGATGGAATTAAAGATAAGGTCGAGTTTTTTGAAGCCGATAGTTTGAAAGGGCTCGAGGAACGAATTCAACGAAAAATTGAAGATAATCAAGCGATTCTTCTTCGGGTCAACAGTGTGTCACATCAAGTCACAGTAGGAGAAAGCGGGAAGCCGTTCTATACAGCCGTTGTTCATTTTCGTTCAAGTAACTAA